One Setaria italica strain Yugu1 chromosome II, Setaria_italica_v2.0, whole genome shotgun sequence DNA segment encodes these proteins:
- the LOC101763065 gene encoding putative non-specific lipid-transfer protein 14 — MAAAGWSPVAVAAVVVVALLSSSRCAATAAASSWPLTYAGSSSPSTSLDCGTMTSLLAGCRAFVRRGEAASSPSAPAPGAACCEGVAELYAVAADSADNWRSVCGCMAALVRRYSSNASAIALLPVLCGVLPPAGRTARDTLTYCTSPP; from the exons ATGGCGGCCGCGGGGTGGTCTCCTGTAGCCGTGGCCGCCGTGGTCGTCGTCGCCCTGCTATCTTCATCACGGTGCGCCGCGACGGCTGCGGCCAGCAGTTGGCCACTAACGTACGCGGgctcgtcctcgccgtcgacgtcgcTGGACTGCGGCACGATGACGTCGCTGCTGGCGGGCTGCAGGGCCTTCGTCCGCCGCGGCGAGGccgcgtcctcgccgtccgcgccggcgcccggcgcggcgTGCTGCGAGGGCGTGGCGGAGCTCTACGCCGTGGCGGCGGACTCCGCGGACAACTGGCGGTCGGTGTGCGGGTGCATGGCGGCGCTCGTGCGGCGCTACAGCTCCAACGCGTCCGCTATCGCGCTGCTGCCGGTGCTCTGCGGCGTCCTGCCGCCCGCCGGGCGCACCGCCCGCGACACCCTCACGTACTGCACAAG CCCTCCTTGA
- the LOC101769946 gene encoding DNA-directed RNA polymerases II, IV and V subunit 6A encodes MADDDYNDMDMGYEDEPPEPEIEEGAEEELENNNEDAPDDVVGAEVENKEQEKKARERKTTKYMTKYERARILGTRALQISMNAPVMVELEGETDPLEIAMKELRARKIPFTIRRYLPDGSYEDWSVDELIVEDSWKRQVGGE; translated from the exons atggcggacgACGACTACAACGACATGGACATGGG GTATGAGGATGAGCCCCCAGAACCAGAGATTGAG GAGGGGGCTGAGGAGGAGCTTGAGAATAACAATGAGGATGCTCCTGATGATGTGGTAGGGGCAGAAGTTGAAAAcaaagaacaagaaaagaagGCACGCGAGCGGAAAACAACAAAGTATATGACAAAGTATGAGCGTGCACGCATTCTTGGTACACGTGCTTTACAGATTAG CATGAATGCTCCAGTTATGGTCGAGCTTGAAGGGGAAACTGATCCTCTTGAG ATCGCCATGAAAGAACTGAGAGCACGCAAGATCCCATTCACAATCAGGCGATATTTACCagatggaag CTACGAGGATTGGAGTGTTGATGAGCTCATCGTGGAGGATTCCTGGAAACGTCAAGTTGGTGGCGAATAG